From the Bdellovibrionota bacterium genome, one window contains:
- the prfB gene encoding peptide chain release factor 2 (programmed frameshift), translated as MAFDAHEVRKQLNELAEKNKDLGGIFEISIKEKRLIELEAKSQDPSVWEKPSELQKINKEKSVVTKTVGDWKALDQRIQDALVMLEMAVEAGDDDTYNEVKTEAQNLVPISKEMEIKTMLKDPMDANSTFLSINSGAGGTEACDWASMLMRMYLMYADKQGFKTDILEQTDGDGAGIKSVTLHIEGPYAFGFLKAEAGVHRLVRISPFDSNARRHTSFAAVFAWPEVDDDINIEIKTEDLRIETYRAGGAGGQHVNKTDSAVRLTHIPTGAVVQCQNQRSQLQNREKAMKMLKAALYELEMQKREAEKNKMNSVKKANEWGSQIRSYVMHPYQLAKDHRTGHETSQVADVMDGDIQPFIEEQLKSQVLKTIDSKPKS; from the exons ATGGCATTCGATGCACATGAAGTACGCAAACAATTGAACGAACTCGCAGAGAAGAATAAAGATCTC GGAGGTATCTTTGAAATCAGTATTAAAGAAAAACGCCTCATTGAACTAGAGGCCAAATCTCAAGATCCTTCCGTTTGGGAAAAACCTTCCGAACTTCAAAAAATCAATAAAGAAAAAAGCGTCGTCACCAAAACTGTTGGTGATTGGAAAGCTTTGGATCAGCGAATCCAAGATGCACTTGTGATGTTAGAGATGGCCGTAGAAGCCGGTGATGATGACACTTACAATGAAGTGAAGACTGAAGCGCAAAATCTCGTTCCAATTTCAAAGGAAATGGAAATCAAAACGATGTTGAAAGATCCGATGGATGCAAATTCAACATTCTTATCCATCAACTCAGGCGCTGGCGGAACGGAGGCTTGCGATTGGGCCTCGATGCTGATGAGAATGTATTTGATGTACGCGGATAAACAAGGTTTCAAAACAGATATCTTGGAACAAACCGATGGTGATGGAGCGGGAATCAAATCTGTTACTCTGCATATTGAAGGTCCTTATGCCTTTGGCTTTTTAAAAGCAGAAGCGGGCGTGCATAGACTTGTGCGCATCAGTCCATTTGATTCGAATGCTCGCAGACACACAAGCTTTGCCGCGGTATTTGCTTGGCCCGAAGTGGACGATGATATCAACATTGAAATTAAAACTGAAGATTTAAGAATTGAAACCTACAGAGCGGGCGGTGCTGGTGGACAGCACGTGAACAAAACAGATTCAGCGGTAAGACTGACGCACATTCCGACGGGCGCGGTGGTTCAGTGTCAGAATCAGCGATCTCAGCTTCAAAACCGTGAGAAAGCCATGAAGATGTTAAAGGCCGCACTTTATGAGCTCGAAATGCAAAAGCGAGAAGCAGAGAAAAACAAAATGAACTCCGTAAAGAAAGCCAACGAGTGGGGAAGCCAGATCAGGTCCTACGTGATGCACCCGTATCAATTGGCCAAGGATCACCGCACCGGTCACGAGACCAGTCAGGTGGCCGATGTAATGGATGGTGACATCCAGCCTTTTATTGAGGAACAATTGAAGTCTCAAGTTCTTAAAACCATAGATAGCAAACCAAAGTCGTGA
- the ybeY gene encoding rRNA maturation RNase YbeY — MQIEIINYTKDKIPKKFVQDWTKLVIKNLKSQKILGRKISQLEKDLIVVFVTSAKMKKLNSQFRGKNKHTDILSFEPIEESSLGELVLCLPVLKKQAKEHKLSLNHEIGYMLIHGILHLLGYDHETNEREAKIMFDLQDILFEKLLKS, encoded by the coding sequence ATGCAAATTGAAATTATCAATTACACTAAAGATAAAATTCCTAAGAAGTTTGTTCAGGATTGGACAAAGCTGGTCATTAAGAATTTAAAATCTCAAAAAATTCTTGGTCGAAAAATTTCTCAACTAGAAAAAGATCTTATCGTTGTGTTTGTGACTTCTGCGAAAATGAAGAAACTCAACTCACAATTTCGTGGCAAAAATAAACATACTGATATTTTGAGCTTTGAACCCATCGAAGAAAGTTCTTTAGGAGAACTTGTGTTGTGTTTACCTGTCTTAAAGAAGCAGGCCAAAGAACATAAGTTGAGCCTTAATCATGAAATTGGTTATATGTTAATTCATGGGATTCTGCACCTATTGGGTTATGACCATGAGACTAATGAGCGCGAAGCCAAAATTATGTTTGATCTTCAAGATATTCTTTTTGAGAAGCTTTTGAAATCCTAG
- a CDS encoding type II toxin-antitoxin system RelE/ParE family toxin produces the protein MIRSFENKIARDIWETDQSKSLPRELWLRAKALLTIMHATSQLDDLIIRGQPPNIRLHKLKGDKKDLWSVTIKLPWCITFKFKNGEFSNIKIENYHRGLRYD, from the coding sequence ATGATCCGCAGTTTTGAAAATAAGATAGCTAGGGATATTTGGGAAACAGACCAATCCAAATCACTCCCTAGAGAGCTTTGGCTTAGAGCTAAGGCCCTATTAACTATAATGCACGCGACTTCACAGCTTGATGATTTAATAATTAGAGGGCAACCCCCTAATATTCGCTTGCATAAACTAAAAGGGGATAAGAAGGACCTCTGGAGTGTTACTATCAAACTCCCTTGGTGCATTACCTTTAAATTTAAAAATGGAGAGTTTTCAAATATAAAAATTGAAAATTATCACAGAGGATTAAGATATGATTAA
- a CDS encoding HigA family addiction module antitoxin has protein sequence MIKNPKPMHPGQVLNEVYLRELGFNQSEFALKCKCSPRKINEIVNGKRAISPEFALTLEKILGTTAEMWVRIQAEYDLWLARQKAA, from the coding sequence ATGATTAAAAATCCAAAACCAATGCATCCTGGACAAGTTTTAAATGAAGTTTACTTACGCGAGTTAGGATTCAATCAGTCCGAGTTTGCTTTAAAATGTAAATGCTCACCTAGAAAAATCAATGAAATTGTAAATGGCAAACGCGCAATCTCTCCAGAATTTGCCCTCACTTTAGAAAAAATTCTAGGCACAACTGCTGAAATGTGGGTACGAATTCAGGCAGAATACGATCTGTGGCTGGCTCGCCAAAAAGCTGCTTAA
- a CDS encoding HDIG domain-containing metalloprotein produces MPLLKNSKNENSSIRSQYEDHSNKFLDYVNSLGIEKTWIGRVLFIIEEKFRLRRLFLVIVFSLLLSLLITSNFDFAYTGYKQNDVASSDIKSPLSFEFVDEVETTIRKKNAEDAVPPVYDYDLNSYEPVIQGVYKSFREMRKILGSQAWPQDEIKKDERIKEFLVYKDRFDQLLGTNEVPLKLFEGLAEKRFSVLYENVIIRLLDRIASQKIIHDLNQFEETELKQIIVRVVESGGGGEEFPVQLKDLKQLFEAKNSITIDNIRGSQFLNDRDKDNIIKLTQKLVVPNLTPNKQESANRKQKAREAIPAVVVSIAKNQTVVSEGAVLQPSHVRVLDEISKRDSEGQQDFEAVILALFFVSIILVFFSYVRRFSLNKIKVSPKDLSIMGTVALVIVIIAKFVLFLFVETMQDKFGSIPTSAYKYLLPVAAGPMLVGLLVYSGEVVWLFTVFLSAALGFMMDMSFPYFIFVSVGGIAAARGVYSCKKRNDIYMAGLRVGLVNMVVTILVTFLSSQLDQGIPIGQQVFWNALAGFVSGVFSAFVAMTLVPLLETVFNCTTDVKLLELSNLNHPLLKDMSVNALGTYHHSLVVGSMVETAAETIGSNALLCRVAAYYHDIGKTEHSNYFIENQRPGHNPHDHLSPHMSKTILIAHVKDGVELGFKHKLGKPIIDVIQQHHGTTLISFFYNRAIENQDENLHEVSEEEFRYPGPKPQFKESALCMLADSIEAAARVLDEPHPMRIRNLVKTIIQRKFMDGQLDECNLTLRDLSIIENCFVRVLMGIHHQRVDYPKNLGGIGKD; encoded by the coding sequence GTGCCTCTTTTGAAAAATTCTAAAAACGAAAATTCTAGTATTCGTTCTCAGTATGAGGATCACTCCAATAAATTTTTGGACTATGTGAATTCTCTTGGAATCGAAAAGACTTGGATTGGACGTGTGCTTTTTATCATTGAGGAAAAATTTCGTTTAAGAAGATTATTTTTAGTTATTGTTTTTTCTCTTTTACTTTCACTTTTAATCACTTCCAATTTTGATTTTGCATACACTGGGTATAAGCAAAACGATGTTGCCAGTAGTGATATCAAATCTCCACTCTCTTTTGAGTTTGTAGATGAAGTTGAAACCACGATTCGCAAGAAGAACGCTGAAGATGCAGTTCCCCCAGTTTATGATTACGATCTCAATTCTTACGAGCCGGTGATTCAAGGTGTTTATAAGTCTTTCCGTGAAATGAGAAAGATCCTCGGCAGCCAGGCATGGCCCCAAGATGAAATTAAAAAAGACGAAAGAATTAAAGAATTCTTAGTTTATAAAGATCGTTTTGATCAGTTGTTAGGAACAAATGAAGTTCCCTTAAAGCTTTTTGAAGGGTTGGCTGAGAAGAGATTCAGCGTCCTCTACGAAAATGTCATTATTCGTTTGCTTGATAGAATCGCTTCTCAAAAAATCATTCACGACCTGAATCAATTTGAAGAAACCGAGCTTAAACAAATTATTGTTCGCGTTGTGGAAAGTGGCGGTGGAGGCGAGGAGTTTCCTGTCCAATTAAAAGATCTGAAGCAGCTTTTTGAAGCAAAAAATTCGATCACTATAGATAACATTCGTGGTAGCCAGTTCCTAAATGATCGCGATAAAGACAATATCATAAAGCTTACACAAAAACTTGTGGTTCCCAATTTAACTCCGAACAAACAAGAAAGTGCTAATAGAAAACAAAAAGCAAGGGAAGCAATTCCTGCGGTGGTCGTGAGCATTGCAAAAAATCAAACGGTGGTGAGTGAGGGAGCTGTGCTTCAGCCTTCCCATGTTCGGGTGCTTGATGAGATTTCTAAGAGAGATTCCGAGGGGCAGCAAGATTTTGAAGCGGTAATTCTGGCATTGTTCTTTGTGAGTATTATTTTGGTATTCTTTTCTTATGTAAGAAGATTTTCTCTCAATAAAATTAAAGTTTCCCCTAAAGATCTTTCTATCATGGGGACGGTCGCTCTTGTAATTGTGATCATAGCAAAATTTGTACTGTTCTTATTTGTTGAGACGATGCAGGATAAATTTGGATCGATTCCAACTTCTGCTTACAAATACCTTCTTCCAGTAGCAGCGGGTCCGATGCTTGTAGGCTTACTTGTATATTCTGGAGAGGTGGTTTGGCTTTTCACGGTGTTCTTGAGTGCGGCTCTTGGGTTTATGATGGATATGAGCTTCCCGTATTTTATTTTTGTGTCTGTAGGTGGTATCGCGGCAGCACGAGGTGTTTACTCTTGTAAAAAGAGAAACGATATCTACATGGCGGGGCTAAGAGTTGGCCTTGTGAACATGGTTGTGACGATATTGGTAACATTCTTATCTTCCCAGCTTGATCAAGGCATTCCCATTGGACAACAAGTTTTCTGGAATGCTCTAGCGGGATTTGTTTCTGGTGTATTCTCAGCCTTTGTGGCGATGACGTTGGTTCCATTGCTAGAAACGGTTTTCAATTGCACCACAGACGTTAAGCTTTTGGAACTTTCAAATTTAAATCATCCTCTTTTAAAAGACATGAGCGTGAATGCACTCGGAACTTACCATCACTCTCTCGTGGTAGGGAGCATGGTTGAGACAGCGGCTGAAACCATCGGCTCAAATGCACTCCTTTGTAGAGTGGCAGCATACTATCACGATATCGGAAAGACTGAGCACTCAAACTACTTTATTGAAAATCAAAGACCTGGCCACAATCCCCACGATCACTTGTCTCCGCATATGAGTAAGACGATTTTGATTGCGCACGTTAAGGACGGAGTGGAATTGGGTTTTAAACACAAGCTGGGTAAGCCCATCATTGATGTGATTCAACAGCATCATGGGACAACGCTGATTTCGTTTTTTTATAATCGCGCTATTGAGAATCAAGATGAAAATCTCCACGAGGTTTCTGAAGAGGAATTCAGATATCCGGGTCCAAAGCCTCAGTTTAAAGAATCGGCACTCTGTATGTTAGCAGACAGTATTGAAGCGGCGGCGAGAGTTCTCGATGAACCTCATCCGATGAGAATCAGAAATCTTGTAAAAACCATCATTCAAAGAAAGTTTATGGATGGACAGCTAGATGAATGTAATTTGACTCTAAGAGATCTATCGATCATTGAAAACTGCTTCGTCAGAGTTTTAATGGGCATCCATCATCAGCGCGTTGATTATCCCAAAAATCTCGGCGGCATCGGTAAGGATTAA
- the mazG gene encoding nucleoside triphosphate pyrophosphohydrolase, which translates to MNTPPTELKTFEAIVQVMKTLRSPTGCPWDQEQTHKSIAPCALEEVCELIEAIETENEENLIEELGDVLLQVVFHAEMARQEKRFDIYDVIEKLNQKLISRHPHVFSDKAVKSTEDALKSWNDIKAKEKKTTPETDGFGVPIHLPALQRADKIGKKTKKLKFDWEKVGQVMASVESEVQEFKEAIESGKIENMQDEFGDVLFTLVQVARHLGIDSEQALRGTNQKVENRWIRMKQAAKKQGQDFEKLEQRDLEKLWKEVKKDEK; encoded by the coding sequence ATGAATACACCACCAACTGAACTCAAAACCTTCGAGGCCATAGTCCAAGTCATGAAAACTCTCAGATCCCCCACAGGCTGTCCCTGGGATCAAGAGCAAACGCACAAAAGTATCGCACCTTGCGCCCTCGAAGAAGTTTGTGAGCTAATCGAAGCCATCGAAACTGAGAACGAAGAAAATTTAATCGAAGAATTGGGCGACGTTTTGCTCCAGGTTGTTTTCCATGCAGAGATGGCAAGACAAGAAAAAAGATTTGATATCTACGATGTCATCGAAAAACTGAATCAAAAATTAATCTCCCGACATCCACATGTTTTTTCGGACAAAGCCGTAAAGTCTACCGAAGACGCTCTTAAAAGCTGGAACGATATAAAAGCGAAAGAGAAGAAAACCACTCCTGAAACCGATGGGTTTGGCGTCCCCATTCATCTCCCCGCTTTACAGCGAGCTGATAAAATCGGAAAGAAAACTAAAAAATTAAAATTCGATTGGGAAAAAGTCGGCCAAGTCATGGCCAGCGTAGAAAGCGAAGTTCAAGAATTTAAAGAAGCCATTGAATCTGGGAAAATCGAAAACATGCAAGATGAATTTGGCGATGTTCTCTTCACGCTGGTGCAAGTCGCAAGACACTTAGGGATCGACTCCGAGCAAGCTCTTCGCGGTACCAACCAGAAGGTCGAAAATCGCTGGATCCGCATGAAACAAGCTGCAAAAAAACAAGGCCAAGACTTTGAAAAATTAGAGCAGCGTGATCTAGAAAAACTTTGGAAAGAGGTCAAAAAAGATGAAAAATAG
- the murJ gene encoding murein biosynthesis integral membrane protein MurJ, which yields MQDNQKHNTITEARVERTIVRSASYMALGTFSSRLLGLLRDAILGAFFSRTVTDAWLVAFRIPNMLRRLFGEGALSVSFIPIFIELMTNPKSKAEGKDFKLACGVFSLLSLILIVLTALGIIFSEQLVHFIAGEEAYLAIEGKFELTVQMAQIMFVFCFFICVYAYYMAILNAFKKFALAAFAPVLFNVAMIISTLLPAYMPLHFSSTSLAWGVSIGGFLQMAILIPELIKLKCLPKFSINIFDSDVLKVFRNMLPGLLGLGVMQIGLIINTRFASSLEEGANSWIYWADRVLELPLSLFAVSLGTALLPTLATHWSKDEKKEMVETANKYLRMIFYVSVPCAIGVWCLARPIVDVLFFRGKFTTYDLMNTSSILMIYSVGILSFGGIRVIAPSFYAIKNTYYPAIVSSICLVVHYFAAQYLMESYGINGLAASSMISSGLNFILLLIGFKMLIGDLMLWKLIKSVMKFSAAGVVMMVVIQGYDLLLAYFGETFAVKLISLMITIGASVAVYFGMTSMLKTEEYELVFANLQKKILGRLGIKSKS from the coding sequence ATGCAAGATAATCAGAAGCACAATACCATTACAGAGGCCCGGGTCGAAAGAACCATAGTCAGATCGGCCAGTTATATGGCTTTAGGGACCTTTTCGAGTAGGCTGCTAGGGCTTCTTAGGGATGCGATATTAGGCGCTTTTTTCTCACGGACGGTGACTGATGCGTGGCTTGTGGCCTTTAGAATTCCTAACATGCTGAGACGGCTTTTTGGGGAAGGTGCCCTCTCTGTAAGCTTTATACCTATCTTTATCGAACTCATGACCAATCCCAAATCCAAAGCTGAAGGAAAGGATTTTAAGCTCGCCTGCGGGGTCTTCTCCCTTTTGAGTTTGATTTTGATTGTGTTGACGGCTCTTGGGATTATTTTTTCAGAACAACTAGTGCATTTCATCGCTGGCGAAGAAGCTTATTTAGCGATCGAAGGAAAGTTTGAGCTCACTGTTCAAATGGCTCAGATCATGTTTGTGTTCTGCTTTTTTATTTGTGTGTACGCGTACTACATGGCGATTCTTAATGCCTTTAAGAAATTTGCCCTAGCGGCTTTTGCTCCGGTCCTATTCAACGTAGCTATGATCATTTCGACCTTGCTTCCAGCCTATATGCCATTGCATTTTTCGAGCACATCGCTGGCGTGGGGTGTGAGTATTGGTGGATTTTTGCAGATGGCGATTCTGATTCCTGAATTGATAAAGTTAAAATGTCTTCCTAAGTTTTCAATAAATATTTTTGATTCTGATGTTTTAAAAGTTTTTAGGAACATGCTTCCAGGCTTATTGGGTCTTGGAGTGATGCAGATTGGGCTTATCATCAATACGAGATTTGCATCTTCTCTTGAGGAAGGGGCGAACTCTTGGATCTACTGGGCTGACCGCGTATTGGAGCTACCTCTGTCGCTTTTTGCGGTGAGTTTGGGGACAGCTCTGCTTCCAACACTTGCGACTCACTGGAGCAAGGATGAGAAGAAAGAGATGGTAGAGACTGCGAACAAGTATCTGCGCATGATTTTCTACGTGAGCGTTCCCTGTGCCATTGGCGTTTGGTGTTTGGCTCGTCCAATTGTTGATGTGCTTTTTTTTAGAGGGAAGTTCACGACTTATGATTTGATGAACACTTCGAGCATTCTTATGATTTATTCCGTGGGGATTTTGTCTTTCGGGGGGATCCGCGTGATTGCGCCGAGTTTTTATGCGATTAAAAATACTTACTATCCCGCAATCGTTTCATCGATTTGTTTGGTGGTGCATTACTTTGCGGCTCAATACTTAATGGAGTCCTACGGGATCAATGGCCTTGCTGCCTCCAGTATGATTTCATCTGGATTGAATTTTATCTTGCTCTTGATTGGCTTTAAAATGTTGATCGGTGATTTGATGCTTTGGAAGTTAATCAAAAGTGTCATGAAATTTTCAGCGGCGGGAGTTGTCATGATGGTTGTGATCCAAGGCTATGATCTCTTGCTTGCGTACTTTGGAGAGACTTTTGCTGTAAAATTGATTTCTCTAATGATCACCATCGGTGCGAGTGTAGCAGTTTATTTTGGAATGACGTCTATGCTTAAGACAGAAGAATACGAATTGGTATTTGCAAATCTTCAGAAGAAAATCTTGGGTCGTCTTGGAATTAAATCTAAGTCTTAG
- the rpsT gene encoding 30S ribosomal protein S20 gives MATHKSSEKRARQDIKKSANNQKTLSSVRTAEKKLRTAIASKDAKTAAELLKKFSSTIDKASSKGVIPAKTASRKISRVSTQISSLSSK, from the coding sequence GTGGCTACGCATAAGTCATCAGAAAAAAGAGCTCGTCAGGACATTAAAAAATCAGCTAACAACCAAAAGACGTTAAGCAGTGTTCGTACAGCAGAAAAAAAACTTAGAACAGCAATCGCTTCTAAAGACGCTAAAACTGCCGCAGAACTTTTAAAGAAATTTTCTAGCACAATTGATAAAGCTTCTTCAAAAGGCGTTATTCCTGCTAAGACTGCTTCAAGAAAAATATCAAGAGTTTCTACTCAGATTTCTTCACTCTCTTCTAAGTAG
- a CDS encoding PilZ domain-containing protein, whose amino-acid sequence MLKTRVGGIENRKYPRRTFEAQVGVMIQGNYFVEASFELGERGMLFETSVALKSLANMVISFVIPGGHVVMTRAQVRYQIKKGKTARVGVEFTNITFEDRRKVRDFISQRKDDIAQKLFEKF is encoded by the coding sequence ATGCTAAAAACAAGAGTCGGCGGAATCGAAAATAGAAAATATCCCAGAAGAACATTTGAGGCTCAAGTGGGCGTGATGATTCAGGGGAATTATTTTGTCGAAGCTTCTTTTGAATTGGGTGAAAGAGGGATGCTCTTTGAAACCTCGGTGGCTCTTAAAAGTTTAGCCAATATGGTTATCTCGTTTGTTATTCCCGGTGGTCACGTAGTGATGACTCGGGCTCAAGTCAGATACCAAATCAAAAAAGGTAAGACAGCCCGAGTGGGTGTTGAGTTCACAAATATTACTTTTGAAGATAGAAGAAAAGTAAGAGACTTTATTTCACAAAGAAAAGATGACATTGCTCAGAAATTATTCGAAAAGTTTTAA
- a CDS encoding TetR/AcrR family transcriptional regulator → MKKNTSTVKIQNPSVEIQILEAYSRLQYKKGANDVVLQDLADEVGVAFGTVRYHFNENGKDVGQEAVLHVLKTAYAYIDEHLFKARSTKNFNPIKSYIQIMFNWVREFPAESSLIIHYYYLCSTQLEQIIPNQIFLERARLRIEALIHESVGRKIYTSPNDVSSLALQIHMTLLGACMVVGTQRNDKEFDLQVKLCQDIIDQILMKV, encoded by the coding sequence ATGAAAAAAAATACTTCTACCGTAAAAATTCAAAATCCTTCCGTAGAAATTCAAATTCTAGAAGCATATTCTCGCCTCCAATACAAAAAAGGAGCAAACGATGTTGTTCTGCAAGACTTAGCAGATGAAGTCGGCGTGGCCTTTGGAACAGTAAGATATCATTTTAATGAAAATGGAAAAGATGTAGGACAAGAAGCTGTGCTGCACGTACTTAAAACAGCCTATGCTTATATTGATGAACATTTATTTAAGGCTCGCTCGACAAAAAACTTTAATCCCATAAAATCTTACATCCAAATCATGTTCAATTGGGTTCGAGAATTTCCTGCCGAAAGCAGTTTGATAATACACTACTATTATCTTTGCTCTACCCAGTTAGAGCAAATCATTCCAAATCAAATTTTTTTGGAAAGAGCACGCCTGAGAATCGAAGCACTTATCCACGAATCCGTTGGTCGAAAAATATATACTTCTCCAAATGATGTTTCATCTCTTGCCTTACAAATTCACATGACACTATTGGGCGCCTGTATGGTAGTAGGCACCCAAAGAAATGATAAAGAATTCGACCTTCAAGTTAAGCTTTGCCAAGACATCATAGATCAAATTTTAATGAAGGTTTAA